Proteins from one Ramlibacter sp. PS4R-6 genomic window:
- the rplB gene encoding 50S ribosomal protein L2 has product MAVIKMKPTTPGQRGMVKISRGHLHKGEGYAPLLEPQHQKSGRNNNGHITTRHKGGGHRHHYRVVDFRRNKDGIAAKVERIEYDPNRTAHLALVVYADGERRYIIAPRGVEVGQTLMSGSEAPIRAGNTLPVRNIPVGSTIHCIELKPGGGAQIARSAGASATLLAREGTYAQVRMRSGEVRKIHIECRATIGEVSNEEHSLRQIGKAGVKRHMGIRPTVRGVVMNPVDHPHGGGEGKTGEGRHPVDPWGNLTKGYRTRNNKRTQTFIVSRRKK; this is encoded by the coding sequence ATGGCCGTCATCAAGATGAAACCGACCACCCCCGGCCAACGGGGCATGGTCAAGATCTCGCGCGGGCACCTGCACAAGGGTGAAGGCTACGCGCCGCTGCTGGAACCGCAGCACCAGAAGTCGGGCCGCAACAACAACGGCCACATCACGACGCGCCACAAGGGCGGCGGGCATCGCCACCACTACCGCGTCGTCGACTTCCGCCGCAACAAGGACGGCATCGCCGCCAAGGTCGAGCGCATCGAGTACGACCCGAACCGCACGGCGCACCTGGCCCTGGTGGTCTACGCCGACGGCGAGCGCCGCTACATCATCGCCCCGCGTGGCGTTGAAGTCGGCCAGACGCTGATGTCCGGTTCCGAGGCGCCGATCCGCGCGGGCAACACCCTGCCGGTGCGCAACATCCCCGTCGGCTCGACGATCCACTGCATCGAGCTGAAGCCGGGCGGCGGCGCGCAGATCGCGCGTTCCGCGGGCGCCTCGGCGACGCTGCTGGCGCGCGAAGGCACGTACGCCCAGGTGCGCATGCGCTCGGGCGAAGTGCGCAAGATCCACATCGAGTGCCGCGCCACGATCGGCGAGGTCTCGAACGAGGAACACAGCCTGCGCCAGATCGGCAAGGCCGGCGTCAAGCGCCACATGGGCATCCGCCCGACGGTGCGCGGCGTCGTGATGAACCCGGTGGACCACCCGCACGGCGGCGGCGAAGGCAAGACCGGCGAAGGCCGCCACCCGGTGGACCCGTGGGGCAACCTCACGAAGGGCTACCGCACCCGCAACAACAAGCGCACGCAGACGTTCATCGTCTCGCGCCGCAAGAAGTGA